The Streptomyces tubercidicus DNA segment CGCCTCGGCCAGCGCCACCAGGCCCGTTCCGGGGTCGTCGGTCAGCCGGCCGGGCCGCAGGATCGTCCAGTCCAGCCCGGCGCGGGCCCGTACGTCCGTGTCGGCGGCACCCTTCGCCCGCAGATACGCGGCGAAGACCGGGTCGGTGCCCTCGGGGGGCTCACGGTCCGCGCCCATGGACGAGACGACGAGGAAGCGCCGTACCCCGGCCGCCTCGGCCGCGTCCGCGAAGACCGCCGCCGCACCGCGGTCCACCGTGTCCTTGCGTTCGATGCCACTGCCCGGCCCGGCGCCCGCCGCGAAGACGGCCGCGTCGGCGCCCTCCATGTGCCGGGCGACATCCTCCACCGACGCCGACTCCAGGTCGCAGACCACCGGTTCGGCTCCCGCGGCCAGCAGATCACCGGCCTGTTCCGGCCGCCGGATGATGCCCGCGACCTCGTCCCCGCGCTTGGCGAGCAACCGCTCCAGCCGCAGCGCGATCTGACCATGTCCACCTGCGATGACAATGCGCATGATCCCGACCGTACGCCGTAGCCCAGCCGGGAAGCGCGGGACCGGCCGGGGCGCAGCGCCTTCTCCCCGCCGCGGCTCAGCGCTGCGACTGCCGCGGCAGCTCCAGCGCCACCTCCGCCGCCGAGTCGCAGTACTCCCGCACCGCACTGGTCCGGGCGACCACCCGCCCGCGGTGAATCACGATCCGGCTGTACGCGAGCGAGAGCACCCCGGCGATCCGCTCGCCCC contains these protein-coding regions:
- a CDS encoding NAD(P)H-binding protein; amino-acid sequence: MRIVIAGGHGQIALRLERLLAKRGDEVAGIIRRPEQAGDLLAAGAEPVVCDLESASVEDVARHMEGADAAVFAAGAGPGSGIERKDTVDRGAAAVFADAAEAAGVRRFLVVSSMGADREPPEGTDPVFAAYLRAKGAADTDVRARAGLDWTILRPGRLTDDPGTGLVALAEATGRSEVSRDDVAAVLVELLDEPGTIGRTLELIGGEVPVGEAVRGVAGG